In a genomic window of Pokkaliibacter sp. MBI-7:
- a CDS encoding AEC family transporter has product MVLVNTLIPIFVLIGLGLFTRHIRLFDSQSIQVFNPFILYICLPPLFFWSTASVALTEILNFRFIAITLVASLLSGALVWWLAKRFWNIQHPADRMLLSLSGLNPNTIYMGVPLFTLLYGSHGTLPVIVSSLTFNILFMGLGMALLDHLTQPEPTRIRTLLVRLFVKNPLFMPPLLGMLWSACGLPKPEALSGLMTLLAQATAPVALFTMGLSLYGQSVRGQLKPILLISSIKLLVHPLLALLLASLIWPLPRLWMEGVVLASALPAAAMVSVFALKYERQVSVVSSVIVISTLVSLLTLSGWMLILPYLPAVD; this is encoded by the coding sequence ATGGTCCTGGTCAACACCCTTATTCCTATTTTCGTCCTGATCGGCCTTGGCCTGTTCACTCGCCATATCAGGCTGTTCGACAGCCAGTCCATACAGGTTTTCAACCCCTTTATCCTGTACATCTGCCTGCCGCCTCTGTTCTTCTGGTCAACCGCCTCAGTCGCTCTGACAGAAATTCTCAACTTCCGCTTTATTGCCATTACGCTGGTCGCATCGTTACTCAGCGGCGCTCTGGTCTGGTGGCTGGCAAAGCGCTTCTGGAACATCCAGCACCCTGCTGATCGAATGCTGCTCAGCCTGAGCGGGCTCAATCCCAATACTATTTATATGGGCGTACCGCTGTTTACCCTGCTGTACGGTAGCCATGGCACCCTGCCTGTCATCGTCTCATCGCTGACGTTCAATATTCTTTTTATGGGTCTGGGCATGGCGTTGCTGGATCACCTTACCCAGCCTGAACCTACCCGGATCAGAACACTGCTCGTCCGGCTGTTTGTGAAGAATCCACTGTTCATGCCCCCTCTGCTGGGGATGCTCTGGTCAGCCTGTGGCCTGCCCAAGCCGGAAGCCCTGTCAGGTTTGATGACGCTGCTGGCACAAGCCACCGCTCCGGTCGCTCTGTTCACCATGGGGCTCAGTCTGTATGGCCAAAGTGTGCGCGGTCAGCTGAAGCCCATCCTGCTGATCAGCAGTATCAAACTGCTGGTGCACCCCCTGCTCGCACTTTTGCTGGCATCACTGATATGGCCTTTGCCCCGTCTCTGGATGGAGGGCGTGGTACTGGCAAGCGCGTTACCGGCTGCCGCCATGGTCAGTGTTTTTGCGCTGAAGTATGAACGTCAGGTCAGCGTGGTCTCGTCGGTGATCGTTATCAGTACCCTCGTCTCACTGCTGACACTGAGTGGCTGGATGCTGATACTGCCGTATTTACCTGCTGTTGATTAG